GGTGCTGCATACGATTTATAACATGCCAGCCAATACTTTAACCGCGGTGATTTCGCGGATTAAAATTTGGTGGTGTTTCAAAAAGTATGCTGAAAAAAACAATATGGCTTTTGATAAAATAGAGGTATGAAAATAACGCTACAAATCAAATGTCCTACCTGTCTAAGTAACAATATAAAGAGAAATGGCATCAAAGTAGATGGGAAACAAAACCATCAGTGCAAAGATTGCAAACGTCAATTTATTGGTGATCATGCATTAAGCTATCAAGGGTGTAACTCAGGTATTACCGGCAAGATATTACATTTAATGGTCAGAGGAAGCGGTGTAAGAGATATTGCTGAAGTCGAGCGTATCAGCATTGGCAAGGTATTACGAACCTTAAGTGAATCGATCTATCAGATTCAGCCTAAACAAAGCCACTACGAATGTCTTGAAGTCGATGAACTTTGGACTTTTGTAGGGAATAAGAAAAATAAACAATGGCTTATTTATGCCTACCATCGAGAATCTGGAGAAATTGTTGCTTATGTTTGGGGTAAGCGGGATTTAGCAACGGTTCAACGTCTTAAAGCTAGACTTAAAAAGCTTGGGGTTCAATATGCTCGAATTGCGAGTGATGACTGGGATAGTTTTATCACAGCATTTCAATGTTGCAAGCAAGTGATCGGTAAGTTTTTTACCGTCGGTATTGAAGGTAACAATTGTAGAATTCGTCATCGAATCAGGCGTGGATTTAGGAGAAGTTGCAACTTTTCTAAAAAGCTCGAAAATCATTTTAAAGCCTTTGATTTGACTTTCTTTTACCTTAATAACGGATTTGTTTAACGCCAGCATACTTTTTGAAACACCACCTAAAATTTTAGGTCGAATGAACGTGGCAGAGAAACGTAAACCACAAGATGGACGTTTAAAAACACGGACACCGAAAGGGCAAGAAACAGAACTGCGTCTTTCGACTTTACCGACTGCATTTGGTGAAAAGTTGGTGATGCGTATTTTTGACCCTGAAGTTTTAGTGCGCAGTTTTCAGCAGTTGGGTTTTGAAGGGCATTTGCTCAGTGATTGGCAAGCGCTGACCTCACATAGTCACGGCATTATTTTGGTGACAGGGCCAACAGGTTCAGGCAAAACCACCACGCTTTATTCTTCTTTGAAACAATTGGCCACCGAACAGGTGAACGTCTGTACCATTGAAGACCCGATTGAAATGTTAGAACCGAGTTTTAACCAAATGCAGGTGAATACAAGCATTGATCTTGGTTTTGCTGATGGTGTTCGTGCACTGATGCGTCAAGACCCTGACATTATTATGGTCGGTGAGATTCGTGACCATGATACGGCCAATATGGCGATTCAAGCGGCACTCACAGGGCATTTGGTACTGTCAACTCTGCATACTAATGATGCACCTTCCAGTCTAACGCGTTTGCATGATTTAGGCGTACAACCGTTCTTAACTGCGGCAACCATTTTAGGGGTATTGGCACAGCGTCTCGTACGTCGTCTGTGTCCACATTGTAAAGTTGAAAAGCAAATCAACAGCCAAGAGTGGGAACATCTGACTTTTGATTACGTTATGGAAATGCCTGAAAAAGTCTTTACTGCAGTAGGATGTGAAGAGTGTCGGCAAACGGGTTATAAAGGACGAGTCGGTATTTATGAATTTATGCCTGTGAGTTTAGAGGCCAAGCAACTGATTGGTGCCAATGGTGACTTGACCGCATTGCGTCAACAAGCCAAAAAAGAAGGCATTGAACCTTTAAGAATTGCGGGTGCACGTAAAGTTTTAGAAGGTGTCACCACGCTAGAAGAAGTGTTACGTGTCGTCCCACTCAACTAAACCTTTAATGCTTTACTTAACGCTTTCTTAAGATTCAGCTCATCTAGCTTTGCTTTAATAGCTTCATCGAATAGGTGAACAATTAAACAGAGGTACTGGATATGAATATGATGATGAAAGCGTTATTGGTTGCTGGTGTTATTGGTTCAACCACTGTAGCTGTAGCAAACACCGCAGTGAATCAAGCGGCTGTTGCTGCTTCAACACCAACTACGGTTAAGCATGCTTTAACATTAAAAGATGATAGCCATGTGCAGTTAAAAGGTTATGTGGTCAAAGCTATTGGTGATGAAAAATATGAATTCCGTGACCAAACAGGTTCAATCACTGTCGACATTGATGATGAACTATGGGGGGGTAAAGCGATTTCAGCTAAAACACCTGTAACCATTATCGGTGAAGTGGATATTGATTACAAACCAGCAAAACGCG
This DNA window, taken from Acinetobacter sp. WCHA55, encodes the following:
- a CDS encoding IS1 family transposase is translated as MKITLQIKCPTCLSNNIKRNGIKVDGKQNHQCKDCKRQFIGDHALSYQGCNSGITGKILHLMVRGSGVRDIAEVERISIGKVLRTLSESIYQIQPKQSHYECLEVDELWTFVGNKKNKQWLIYAYHRESGEIVAYVWGKRDLATVQRLKARLKKLGVQYARIASDDWDSFITAFQCCKQVIGKFFTVGIEGNNCRIRHRIRRGFRRSCNFSKKLENHFKAFDLTFFYLNNGFV
- a CDS encoding NirD/YgiW/YdeI family stress tolerance protein, with protein sequence MNMMMKALLVAGVIGSTTVAVANTAVNQAAVAASTPTTVKHALTLKDDSHVQLKGYVVKAIGDEKYEFRDQTGSITVDIDDELWGGKAISAKTPVTIIGEVDIDYKPAKRVEIDVDQVKF